DNA sequence from the Acipenser ruthenus chromosome 20, fAciRut3.2 maternal haplotype, whole genome shotgun sequence genome:
AGCTGCAGCTTTGTAAACAGGGCTCGCAGTGCTGGACTGTTTTAAAGAGCTCCTCAAGTTTGACATTGAGCTTGACATTAACAGCAGCTCCTAGCCTCTAATTCttcttattataattatttatttcttagcagacgctgttatccaggacgacttacaattgttacaagatatcacattatttttttacatacaattacccatttatacagttgggtttttactggagcaatctaggtaaagtaccttgcttaaggatgcagcagcagtatcccccacctgggattgaaccaacaaccctccggtcaagagtccagagccctaaccgctactccacactgctgccctatactgaAGTGTATCTTtgactgagtgtttgaagttataacTCCAGAAAGTTTCTTtagtatactgtgtactgtatcctgagctgtgttctctctcctcagaccCCACCCCGCCTGTGAGTGCTGCTGGCAAGGCCTCTTCATACAGACAGCCTGCACTGGTCCTCCTCATCCTGTGCTGTCTCTTACTGGCTGCCATCATCTCCCTCGCTGTCTATCGTGAGTATTAACACACTGCTGTTTGTTAGCAGGGTTTCAAATCGCTGCATTTCAGAGTCAgatttactgaactgattaatcagctttaaacatgtacagaacaagcTGGTTGAGTGCATTCAactgaacaaaactgtaattcacgcttgtttatttgtttttctcagaTTTCAGAACTAAAGAAGATCCTGAGAAATACACCAGCCTGTCCACAAATTATTCATCATTACTGAATCAGCTCCAGGACTTGAGCAGTGACTACAGCAACCTCAACAGGAATCATTCTGAGCTACAGAGTAACTATAGCAAGCTCTCTGGATCTCATtctgagctgcagagtaactatagcaGGCTCAATGAAACTCATTCTGATCTGCAGAGTAACTATATCAAGCTATCTGGATCTCACTCTAATctgcagagtaactatagcaGGCTCAATGAAACTCATtctgagctgcagagtaactatagcaGGCTCAATGAAACTCATtctgagctgcagagtaactatagcaGGCTCAATGAAACTCATtctgagctgcagagtaactatagcaGACTCCAAAAAGAAAATTCAGCATTGAAAAAGCACAGTACTGAGCTGTCTGTCAAATCAATCTTGGATAAATACTGTCCTCTCAAAGAAGGCTCTTCAAAGGGTGAGTTGTGAATTCTATACAATCCCATCATCAtcaacagacagagagagagagagagctttgcAGGAAGTGCACTGGACTGTGCAGAGTTGTCATACACAGTATACGAATCACACAACACAGAGATAGAATTTTGAAAATCAACACATTCTacaccataaaacagcagcaacaatGACTAAAACACAGACAGCAGCAACAGTGATAGAtcattttaaaaatttaaaatgaaattgccATCTTCACCCACCACACACACTCCCTCCTCAATGCACCACCGCATCTTGCTTTTATTCTGGTTGCAAACAGGActctaaaaacacacaaagcatCATCTATACCAGTGCAGGACATACTGTTCTTGTGGGATTTCAAAATGGTTAGGTTCGCTTGACATTGAAGAAAGTTGACCAGGGCACACCGATAGCGGCATATGTAAGAATACTTAATACTAAAAATGAACAGCGCTTTAGTAAAAAGCACCCCAAGGTTCGTCAGCAGGCCGGAGTCGAGGGCAGtctgtgaaacactgtttccacGGCGGGGCAGAAGGGGCACCGCTCCCTCAACCCGTCTCAGCTAGCGGTTCGTGGCCATGATGCCATGCAGGATGTGCCATTGCAGGTCCCCGGAGTGCTTAGGCAAGGGCAGCGTGTACAGCACCCTTCAGGACAGCAGCGGCAAAGAAAGACGtgaaagatgcaaaggctgcccttcgaatcggtgatatcatggggcaagttcagcatggaagagtgggc
Encoded proteins:
- the LOC117962999 gene encoding C-type lectin domain family 4 member M-like, whose product is MSGEVLYSSVKFTRKPGHQAAAKLCAGREDYVTYATVKFAEAPNSQQQQQTDPSRTAVSLVYCVLYPELCSLSSDPTPPVSAAGKASSYRQPALVLLILCCLLLAAIISLAVYHFRTKEDPEKYTSLSTNYSSLLNQLQDLSSDYSNLNRNHSELQSNYSKLSGSHSELQSNYSRLNETHSDLQSNYIKLSGSHSNLQSNYSRLNETHSELQSNYSRLNETHSELQSNYSRLNETHSELQSNYSRLQKENSALKKHSTELSVKSILDKYCPLKEGSSKERVCKACPEKWVESNGKCYYFSPDKMNWNSSRASCVSMGADLVIIESEAEQKFLLENDKSKPLLGNAEKNSYWIGLTDAATEGTWLWVDGTPLNDKAKYWHGNEPDDWKGEDSSGEDCARLAYLTSPANSLKAWFDASCTRQQHRRICETTALINI